AGAATCTAACTCAACTCCCCACCTAAAGGTGGGGAGTTTTTCTTTTCTGGATGGACTTGCTGAGTAGCGCTGTAATTTTGCAAGTCATCCCATTATTTTTGCATGTTACTCTATTATTTTTGCAAATAATATAGATAAAAGTTTACAAGATCTTAACATGTAATTTACAAAACAATAATATAATAGAGATTCAATACATCGTAGGAAGTGTATAGAATGGATAAAAAACAAATAGAACAGATCGATTTAACAAATCCATCTTATTTTAATAATCGGGAACTCAGCTGGTTAGGCTTTAATAAGCGAGTTTTGGAAGAAGCTATGGACCCGCGAAATCCTTTACTCGAGCGATTAAAGTTTCTTGCTATTTTCAGCTCGAATCTAGATGAATTTTTCATGGTACGCGTAGCGGGCTTAAAGGATCAAGTAGATGCCGGGTTTCTGTTTCCTGAAGATAAAGCTGGTTTGACTCCTAAAAAGCAACTAGCCAGCATATCTAAACTTAATCATCCGTTAGTCAAGCTTCATTATAATACCTATCATAGCCTGATGCTCCAGCTGCAAAAGGACAACATCCACCTTTTGAAAATAAACCAACTCAACGATCAGCAAATAGGAGTTCTTGAGCAATTGTTTGACAACCTGATTTCACCTGTTCTAACCCCTTTAGCGGTCGATGCTTATCATCCGTTTCCTATTTTGTTGAATAAGAGTATTAATATCGCGGTTACATTAAGAGAGTTGGACCATAACGAGAAAACGGATAATCAAAAACGGGCCTTAGTTCAGGTCCCAAGAGGGTTAGAACGCTATATTGCTCTAACAGATGAAAACTCTTACGAAGTTAAATTTGTCCTTCTGGAAGAAGTTATTCGACATTTTTTATACAAGCTGTTTATCGGATATGAAGTTTGTTCTGTAACGACTTTTCGGATTACGAGAAACGCTGACTTGGCACTGCATCAAGAAGGGGCAGAGGATCTACTCAAGGTCATTGAAGAAGAGCTGAAAAAACGCAAGTGGGGGAGAACGGTACGCCTTGAAGTCGAAGAAGAAACAGTGGATGATGAGACGATTCAATTTTTGCTAGAAGAATTGGAGATCCATGAAAAAGATGCCTATCGCGTTCATGGACCGTTGGATTTATCCTTTTTATTTTCATTCTACAGTAAAATAATCAAGGAAAGGGAGCATCTAGTCTATTCTCCCTTTATTCCGCAGCCTTCCGTTGATTTTAAGCTCGGGGACAATATTTTTGAGATCCTTAGCAGAAAAGATATCCTTCTTCACCATCCCTATGAATCCTTTGACCCGGTCATCGAATTTGTGAAGCAAGCAGCCAAGGATCCTTCTGTTCTTGCTATTAAGCAGACCCTATAT
The Ammoniphilus sp. CFH 90114 genome window above contains:
- a CDS encoding RNA degradosome polyphosphate kinase, whose translation is MDKKQIEQIDLTNPSYFNNRELSWLGFNKRVLEEAMDPRNPLLERLKFLAIFSSNLDEFFMVRVAGLKDQVDAGFLFPEDKAGLTPKKQLASISKLNHPLVKLHYNTYHSLMLQLQKDNIHLLKINQLNDQQIGVLEQLFDNLISPVLTPLAVDAYHPFPILLNKSINIAVTLRELDHNEKTDNQKRALVQVPRGLERYIALTDENSYEVKFVLLEEVIRHFLYKLFIGYEVCSVTTFRITRNADLALHQEGAEDLLKVIEEELKKRKWGRTVRLEVEEETVDDETIQFLLEELEIHEKDAYRVHGPLDLSFLFSFYSKIIKEREHLVYSPFIPQPSVDFKLGDNIFEILSRKDILLHHPYESFDPVIEFVKQAAKDPSVLAIKQTLYRVSKDSPIIEALKEAAENGKQVLVLVELKARFDEEHNVHWAKELEKAGCHVIYGMTDLKTHSKIILVVRRGQDHIERFVHLGTGNYNESTAKIYTDFGLFTSHPELGMDASHFFNYLSGYRAKPSFYHFSISPHDIRAHLIRLIDQEMASHEKWGNGRIIAQMNSLTDKTMIMKLYEASRAGVKIDLIVRGICCLRPGIKDISDNIRVRSIVGRFLEHSRIFYFNDNGEERIYLSSADWMTRNMMKRVEICFPVHDERHKEKIKEALLLLLNDNVKAREQDLQGNYHYVSRQADEPEINSQEQLCKRAFQAAEAIE